A DNA window from Arachis duranensis cultivar V14167 chromosome 3, aradu.V14167.gnm2.J7QH, whole genome shotgun sequence contains the following coding sequences:
- the LOC107477420 gene encoding 4-coumarate--CoA ligase 2-like, which produces MAPSLVATYSVDPKETNFINKSYQTTHIFKSKLPDIPINNTIPLHTYSFQKLPQVSNRPCLITSDGKEYTYADVHRASRSLAMGLFNLGIRKGDIIMILLPNSPEFVFSFWAASMLGAASTLANPSYTSLEITKQLKATKAKIVITHAMHVHKLKQEQQEENTFTVITVDKPPEKCMSFSTVSRNEGKLPEVDINPDDMVTLPFSSGTTGLSKGVVLTHRSLVTNVAQQVEGENPNLHLKEEDVVLCVLPLFHIYALHCVMLCSMRVGCRVLLMEKFEMRTMLELVEKHRVSVVMAVPPLVVALSKNPAVEEYELSSIRMVMSGGASLANDIEEAFHSRLPQAILRQALGMTESGPVISMSLTFAKYPMTTKSGSCGSVIRNAEMKIIDPLTGSSLPRNMSGEICIRGQQIMKGYLNNEKATAEAIDKEGWLHTGDIGYVDDDDELFVVDRLKELIKFKGFQVAPVELEVLLMTHPSIQDAAVVPQKDDVAGEVPVAFVVRSSNDPITEDAIKDFIAKQVVFYKRLHKVIFIDAIPKSSIGKILRKELKAKLASYH; this is translated from the exons ATGGCACCATCATTAGTAGCAACTTATTCCGTTGATCCAAAAGAAACCAACTTCATCAACAAAAGTTACCAAACTACCCACATCTTCAAATCAAAATTACCAGACATACCCATCAACAATACCATTCCTCTCCACACTTATTCCTTTCAAAAACTCCCCCAAGTCTCCAACCGCCCCTGTCTCATCACCAGCGATGGTAAGGAGTACACCTATGCTGATGTCCACCGCGCTTCTAGAAGCTTGGCCATGGGCCTTTTCAACCTTGGAATCCGCAAAGGTGACATCATAATGATCCTACTCCCAAACTCTCCGGAATTCGTGTTCTCCTTTTGGGCTGCTTCTATGCTCGGCGCAGCTTCAACCCTTGCCAATCCTTCTTACACATCTCTTGAAATCACGAAGCAGCTCAAAGCCACCAAGGCCAAAATCGTCATCACACATGCCATGCACGTGCACAAGctcaaacaagaacaacaagaagaaaacaCATTCACA GTGATAACTGTGGACAAGCCACCAGAGAAGTGCATGAGTTTCTCGACGGTTTCCAGAAATGAAGGAAAGCTGCCAGAGGTGGATATTAACCCTGATGACATGGTGACACTGCCATTTTCCTCCGGCACGACGGGGTTATCAAAGGGTGTGGTTCTAACACACCGGAGTCTGGTAACAAACGTGGCTCAGCAGGTGGAGGGAGAGAACCCTAACTTGCACCTCAAGGAAGAGGATGTAGTGCTTTGTGTGCTACCGTTGTTTCACATTTACGCACTACACTGTGTGATGTTATGCTCTATGAGAGTAGGGTGTAGGGTGTTGCTTATGGAGAAGTTTGAGATGAGGACGATGCTGGAACTTGTGGAGAAGCACAGGGTTTCAGTAGTGATGGCAGTGCCGCCGTTGGTGGTGGCACTGTCAAAGAACCCTGCGGTGGAGGAGTATGAGCTTAGCTCCATCAGGATGGTGATGTCTGGAGGTGCCTCTCTTGCAAATGACATCGAGGAGGCTTTCCATAGTAGGTTGCCTCAAGCAATCCTTCGACAG GCTTTAGGAATGACAGAATCTGGACCAGTGATATCAATGTCATTAACTTTTGCAAAGTATCCAATGACAACTAAATCAGGATCGTGTGGCAGTGTCATTAGAAATGCAGAAATGAAGATCATTGACCCTCTAACTGGCTCTTCTCTCCCTCGTAATATGTCGGGTGAAATTTGCATCCGAGGTCAACAAATCATGAAAG GATACCTGAATAATGAGAAGGCGACAGCAGAAGCAATTGATAAAGAGGGATGGCTTCATACAGGTGATATTGGGTAtgtggatgatgatgatgagctTTTCGTTGTTGATAGACTCAAGGAGCTCATCAAATTCAAAGGCTTTCAGGTTGCTCCGGTAGAACTTGAAGTCCTTCTTATGACCCACCCTTCCATTCAAGATGCAGCTGTTGTCCC GCAAAAAGATGATGTAGCTGGTGAAGTACCAGTTGCTTTTGTGGTGAGGTCATCAAATGATCCTATTACTGAGGATGCTATAAAGGACTTTATAGCTAAACAg GTAGTATTTTACAAGAGGCTACATAAAGTAATTTTCATTGACGCAATCCCAAAATCTTCAATCGGCAAGATATTAAGAAAAGAACTCAAAGCAAAGCTCGCTAGCTACCATTAG